From the Prosthecobacter fusiformis genome, one window contains:
- a CDS encoding MFS transporter has product MSAKSEGIAPNASRLLWAGFMAILAAGVGFALRNGILGAWAAQYGFSDTQLGAIGGAGFSGFCFGIIIGGVIVDKLGYGKLVAVALLGHILSAVVTFGANTPDNAYNCLYWGMFIFAYANGTLEAVANPLVATLFPKKRTHYLNILHASWPLGMIIGALASYLLGTQLGLSWKMQLAFYLVPTVAYAVMFMGQSFPKSEAAIKGANFSEMFKDVGLLGAVVACFLLSLFLGDVIKPLLPETLANNAATIGYVLGGVLLITVGVITRFAIGSVLLFVLFLTHLILGSLELGTDSWIERITKNLFDEEKGKTLFIWTCTIMFALRFCAHWIETKLKLSPVGLLLVCSILAIIGLQLASGMQTFTMAMIALGIYAVGKTFFWPTMLAIVGDRFPRSGAVAMSIMGGVGMLSVGMIGGPGLGFSKDYFTAKELESKNPAAYAEMKSATPSSFFGMKATPVDGTKLEEAKTAVKAGTGSESQKAVVDANQAGDRKTLKIDSILPTTMAVIYLGLLIYFKTIGGYRVLRIDEQSA; this is encoded by the coding sequence ATGTCAGCAAAATCAGAAGGCATCGCACCTAACGCCAGCCGGCTCCTCTGGGCCGGATTCATGGCCATCCTCGCCGCCGGCGTCGGCTTCGCTCTGCGCAACGGTATTTTGGGCGCGTGGGCCGCCCAGTACGGATTCAGCGATACTCAACTTGGTGCCATTGGTGGTGCCGGTTTCTCCGGCTTCTGTTTCGGCATCATCATTGGTGGCGTGATCGTGGACAAGCTTGGTTATGGCAAGCTGGTCGCCGTTGCCCTCCTGGGACACATCCTTTCCGCCGTTGTCACCTTCGGGGCAAACACTCCAGACAATGCCTACAATTGCCTTTATTGGGGCATGTTCATCTTCGCTTACGCCAATGGCACTCTCGAAGCTGTTGCCAATCCGCTGGTGGCCACTCTGTTCCCCAAGAAGCGCACGCATTATCTGAACATCCTACACGCCTCCTGGCCTCTGGGAATGATCATTGGAGCCCTTGCCAGCTACCTGCTTGGCACGCAGCTCGGGCTTAGCTGGAAGATGCAGCTGGCCTTCTACCTCGTCCCAACGGTCGCCTATGCAGTCATGTTCATGGGCCAGAGCTTTCCCAAATCCGAGGCCGCCATCAAAGGTGCCAACTTCTCCGAGATGTTTAAGGACGTGGGGCTGCTCGGCGCTGTCGTCGCCTGCTTCCTGCTGTCCCTGTTCCTGGGCGATGTCATCAAGCCGTTGCTGCCAGAGACGCTGGCCAATAATGCTGCTACAATCGGTTACGTCCTCGGTGGCGTGCTGCTGATTACCGTTGGTGTCATCACCCGGTTCGCCATCGGGTCAGTTTTGCTGTTCGTGTTGTTCCTGACACATCTTATCCTCGGATCCCTGGAACTGGGAACTGATAGCTGGATTGAGCGCATTACGAAAAACCTGTTCGACGAAGAAAAGGGAAAGACCCTTTTTATCTGGACCTGCACCATCATGTTTGCGCTGCGCTTCTGCGCCCACTGGATTGAGACCAAGCTCAAGCTATCCCCGGTCGGACTTCTCCTCGTGTGCTCCATTCTGGCCATTATTGGTCTCCAACTCGCTAGCGGCATGCAGACCTTTACGATGGCAATGATCGCTCTGGGTATCTACGCGGTCGGCAAGACCTTCTTCTGGCCTACGATGCTGGCAATTGTAGGTGACCGGTTCCCTCGCTCCGGTGCCGTCGCCATGTCCATCATGGGCGGCGTTGGCATGCTCTCCGTCGGCATGATTGGCGGTCCTGGCCTTGGATTTTCCAAGGACTACTTCACCGCCAAGGAGCTTGAGTCCAAAAATCCTGCTGCTTACGCGGAGATGAAATCAGCCACGCCATCTTCGTTCTTCGGCATGAAGGCCACACCTGTGGACGGTACGAAGCTGGAAGAAGCCAAGACGGCCGTCAAAGCTGGGACGGGCAGCGAGTCCCAGAAGGCCGTCGTGGATGCCAACCAAGCTGGCGACCGCAAGACCCTCAAGATTGACTCCATCCTGCCAACCACGATGGCGGTCATTTACCTCGGCCTGCTGATCTACTTCAAGACCATCGGTGGTTACCGCGTTCTTCGGATTGACGAGCAGTCCGCTTAA
- a CDS encoding FmdB family zinc ribbon protein, with product MPTYVYETIPQFEGDLPKRFEIRQSMKDNALTQHPDSGQPVRRVPIGGTGVMGGTGVMGGTGVMGGSSAGSSSSSSSGSCGTGCGCH from the coding sequence ATGCCCACTTACGTTTACGAAACCATTCCTCAGTTTGAAGGCGACTTGCCCAAGCGTTTTGAAATCCGCCAGAGCATGAAGGACAATGCACTGACCCAACATCCCGATAGCGGCCAGCCAGTGCGCCGTGTCCCCATCGGCGGCACCGGCGTCATGGGTGGCACCGGCGTCATGGGTGGCACCGGCGTCATGGGTGGCAGCAGCGCCGGAAGCAGTTCCTCCTCCTCCAGCGGCTCCTGCGGTACCGGTTGCGGGTGCCATTGA